CCGCGTATGGTTTAACCGAAACAACCGTATCTTTATCAAACCAATACACTATTCCAATGTCCCCTGTATATATTAAAGTATTTGCAGACATTTCCTTTTTGTATCTAAGATGCGTTTCCCATCCAAAATCAACAGCAATAATATTCTGCATAGGCCTGTTAAGCAACGATGACACATATCCTGCGAAATAGCTGTCATTCAACCTGCTCTGGCCCGGTATGGCCGTGCTTTGATCCCCCAGCGCCGAAATACGCGCCGCCCCGCCGTCATAATACGAATCCGCAAATACGGATGTGCTGATAATAATATAAGCAGCTAAAATTAATATCCTTCTCATTTTCCCTCCGGTTAATTTTCACTACAACAAAACATCAAACCCCTACATCCACTGTTCCCCGCAGTCTTTACAAACCATCTTAGTATAAGTGAAATTTGCAGATTTCACTTTTCCGGAGCCGCACGAAGGGCAGTAAAACCCGGCATATTGTGCGGCTGATTTTTTTAATATGGCGGTAAGCGCTATGATTAACGGCGCGAGAAGCGCAAGCAAAAACAGGAAAATAACCGCATTAAATTCTTTGTTTGTCATCGCAGGTACAATTACCGCAGCCAATACTCCAATCACCGACATCACCAGATAAATTATAAGAATTATCCTGCTTATTCTGCCGCCTTTGGCAAAAAAGAACAGAAGCAAAGCCCATATAATCAGCTGGCCTATGTTTGATGTTGGTTTTCCGTTTAAAACCGCAGACCCAAACAAAGCAAGCACAAAAATCCCGGCGCTTATAAGTACCGTTATCACGCTTCCCGGCATCCTGCTTTTTATTTCATTCTGATTTTCCATACCGCCTCCCGAATACTGATAAAATCCCATATTGCTATTCAACAAATTAAAATTATTATACGCCTGACAAACGGAATTTGGAATATAAAAAACGGCATTGGGGTTACAATTGAATTGCAGGATTTTAACGGAACTTTACACCCAGATAACCTTTATCTCCCCTTCCACTTCCTTAAATTCCTTATCCCCTGTCAAAACCGGAGCTTTGTGTATCTTAGCCAGCGCCGCCGCGAAACAATCCGCATATGACATTTTTTTATGCGCTTTTATTCCGGCTGCGGCTATTGCAGTATCAATATCTATAACCTCTATTTCAATCGAAGTGGAAGCCATAATGCCACGCAGCGCTTCTGCAGCTTCAATGCCTTTTTGCCTTAATATTATGTAATATAACTCCCCAAAATTAACAGAACTCATTATTAACTTTGTCTTCTTTGCCTGCCATTCTTTTATATATGCTGCAATCTTAGCGCTGTTTGGCTCGCCAAACATAAGCGATGTCATTGCATACGTATCAATAATTACTTTTTCCATTTTTTTGCCTTTCTTTCCATTTTGCCATACTCTGCGGCACGTTCTTCAAGCAGTATCTTAGTCAGGCTTTCCCCGCCGGAAAATATACCGATAAGAGAATCAACATATTCAGGAGTCTCCGGCCTTAGTGTAATAGTACCGCCCTGTAAATCCACGTGTATTTTTGTACCCTTTTTAATCTTCATCTTTTTGCGTATTTCCGCGGGTATTACAATCTGCCCTTTTTCAGTGGCCGTTATTGTATACATTTTTATCCTCCGTCTTACTTTATTTAACCAAGTATACATAATTACATAATGTATTACAAGTCTGATTTCAGAAAATTCGGATATCATCTACGTTTGATTTACAGCCTG
This DNA window, taken from Candidatus Goldiibacteriota bacterium HGW-Goldbacteria-1, encodes the following:
- a CDS encoding VapC toxin family PIN domain ribonuclease, with protein sequence MEKVIIDTYAMTSLMFGEPNSAKIAAYIKEWQAKKTKLIMSSVNFGELYYIILRQKGIEAAEALRGIMASTSIEIEVIDIDTAIAAAGIKAHKKMSYADCFAAALAKIHKAPVLTGDKEFKEVEGEIKVIWV